A segment of the Lelliottia amnigena genome:
CGTCTTTCGCGCGTTTCACCGCCGGGCCGATCCCTTTGGAGTCCGCGGCGTTCAGGATGATCATGTCCACTTTTGCAGCGATAAAGTTGTCAATCTGCGCCACCTGCTGGCCCAGATCGTAACCGCTGGACACCAGCGTCACTTTGACGTTATCACCGGCCAGTTTGCGCGCTTCCAGCTCAGCCCCTTTAGTGATCTGTACAAAGAACGGGTTGGCCAAATCGCCCACCGTCACGCCGATAGATTTCAGATCTTTTGCCTGCGCAAACGGAGCGGAGGCCAGCAGTGCGCCAGCACAGAGCGCGGTAACTAATGGCTTCAAACGCATAGGGTAGTCCTCAAGGTAAGATGTTGTTGTTATGCACTTTGATGATGTCGGGTACGGTATTTGTCGATCAGAACCGCAATGATGATCACCGCCCCTTTGATCACCAGTTGCCAGAAGTACGAAACGCCCATCAGCGTCATGCCGTTGTTCAGCGTGGCGATAATCAGCGCGCCCACCAGCGTGCCGGTGATCGTGCCGATCCCGCCGACAAAGCTGGTGCCGCCGAGGATCACCGCCGCGATGGCGTCCAGCTCGTATCCCATGCCTAAATTGCCGTTAGCGCTGTAGAGGCGCGAGGCGCTCATCACGCCGCCCAGACCGGACAGCAGGCCGCTCATGCCGTACACAAACAGCAGCACCAGCCACACTTTGATACCGGTCAGGCGCGCCGCCTGCATATTGCCGCCAACCGCATAGATATGAACGCCAAGCGTGGTGCGGCGCAGAATAAACCAGCACACCGCGATCACTGCCAGGGCGATCACCACGAGCCACGGAACCGGGCCAAGATAGTTATTGCCGATCCATTCAAAGCTGATATTGGAGTTAATCACCGTGGTGCCATCGGCCAGCAGATAGGCCGCGCCGCGCAGCGCCGTATAGGTGCCGAGCGTGACGATAAACGGCGGCAATCCGGCAAACGCCACCAGCGCGCCGTTGAACAGCCCCAGAACCATGCCGAGCATTAACGCTGCCGGAATCGAGAGCATCGCGAACTCGGGGATTAGCGACACCACCATCGCCGCCACTGCCGTAGTGCCCAGAATGGACCCCACCGACAGGTCGATCCCGCCGGTCAAAATGATGAACGTCATGCCCGCCGCCAGCACGATGTTGATCGACGCCTGACGGGTGATATTCAGCAGGTTGCTTTCGGTGAAGAAGTTAGGGGCGATAAAACCAAATACCGCCACGATCAGAATCAAAATCGGTAAAATCCCGACCGTTTGCATCAGATCGCTCATCAGCATTTTTTTGGCGGAGGCGGATTTCGCCACCTGTTGCGGAGTAGGAGTTTGTGTCATGGTTGCACCGCCTGATGATGAGAGTCGTTCACGCCGGTTGCCAGCGTCATGATATTTTCCTGAGTAATGCTGTCGCCGTGCAGTTCGCCGGCAATGCTGCCTTCGCGCATCACATATACGCGGTCGCTCATTCCGACCACTTCCGGTAGCTCGCTGGAGATCATCAAAATCGCCACCCCTTTGCGCGCCATCTGGTTCATGATGCGATAAATCTCGCTTTTCGCGCCGACGTCCACGCCGCGCGTCGGCTCATCCAGAATCAGAATGCGTGGGCCAATCGCTACCCAGCGGGAGATCAGCAATTTTTGCTGATTGCCCCCCGATAATCCGCCCGCGCGTACCTGCGAATGCGGCACGCGGATGTTGAGCAGGGCGATGGCGTCATCGGAAATGGACTGCGCTTTTTTGCGGTTCAGCATGCCGAAGGAGGCGTCGCGCTCAAGCGTCGCCATGGTGATGTTTTCCTGCGCCGCCAGTTCCAGGAACAGCCCTTGCTCTTTGCGGTTCTCGGTCAGATAACCAATACCCTGATCGATGGCGGCGCGGGGGGAGTGAATCACCACCGGTTCGCCGTCAACCTCAATCATGCCGCCCGTGGCTTTACGTACGCCAAAAATCAGATGGGCCAGCTCAGAACGCCCGGCGCCGACCAGCCCGGCCAGCCCGACGATCTCGCCGGAACGTACCTGCAGGCTGCACGGCTGGACTTTTTTGCCATCCGTCAGGTGATGCACGTTGAGACGCGGACCGCCCAGCGGGATATCGCGCTCTTTGTTGAACAGATCGCTCAGCGGACGGCCCACCATCATGCGCACCAGCTCGGAGGCATTCAGTTTGTCGCGCGTCAGGCTGCCGACGTACTGCCCGTCACGCAGGACGCTCACGCGGTCAGAAAGCTCATACACTTCCGCCATGCGATGGCTGATGTAGATGATTGCCATCCCCTCATCGCGCAGGCGCAAAATCAGTTCAAACAGGCGATGGGTTTCACGCGATGAGAGGGCGGCGGTCGGTTCATCCATCACCAGCACGCGGCTTTTACGGTGCAGCGCGCGGGCGATTTCCACCTGCTGCTGCTCGGCAATGGTGAGCTTCATGACTAAATCGGTGGATTTAAAATGCGCGCCAAGCCGGTCGATGACCGTCTGCGCCTGCGCGGCCATCTCTTTACGCTGCACCAGTCCGCCGCGTGACAGCTCGCTGCCGAGGAAAATATTCTCCGCAACGGTGAGATTTGGCGCGAGCTGCATCTCCTGGTAAATCAGCGTGATGCCCGCTGCCAGCGCGTCTTTGGGGCCTTTGATGGTGTAGGGCTGGCCGTCGATCAGGACTTCGCCGCTGGTGGCGATATATGCCCCCGCGAGGATCTTCATCAGCGTGCTTTTGCCCGCGCCGTTTTCGCCCATTAACGCGTGGATCTCACCGGGCCAGACCGTCAGATCCACACCCTTGAGTGCGTGGAAGTTGCCAAAGGTTTTGGCAATATTGCGCATCTCTAGTACCGGGGTCCTGCTCATGGCGGATCTCCTGTGAAGGTCGATATCAGCAGTCCATCACATCCCGGTAAATGCAAAATGTCAGAAGCCGTTCATATTTGTCATAGTTATGAATAGTTAATGTGGATCACAGTTTAGGGCTGTGATGACCTTTTACCCTCACCCCAGCCCTCTCCCTAAGGGAGAGAGAGAAAACCATACCCTCGATCCTTTGGGGAGCATTCTGGGGAAAAGACGCACAGTACGCCCTGCCTCATGGGCGGAAGATTTGCGCTTCCCCCTCTCCCTAAGGGAGAGGGAGAAAAACAAGCCCTCGATCCTTTGGGGAGCATTCTGGGGAAAAGACGCACATTACGCCCTGACTCATGGGCGGAAGATTTGCTCTTCCCCTCTCCCTGTGGGAGAGGGCCGGGGTGAGGGCATCAAACCACACTGGAGCCAACAAACATGCCATCTCGCCGCCCGCCTTTTTTTGCCAGCGCCCGTGGCCGCCTGCTAATTTTTAATCTGCTGGTGGTCGCGGTGACGCTGATGGTCAGCGGCGTGGCGGTGCTCGGTTTTCGTCATGCCAGCCAGATTCAGGAGCAGGTCCAGCAGCAAACGCTTAACGACATGACCGGCAGCATGAATCTGGCACGCGACACCGCGAATGTGGCGACGGCGGCGGTGCGCTTGTCTCAGGTGGTGGGGGCGCTGGAGTACAAAAGTGAAGCCGACCGGCTCAAGCAAACGCAAATGGCGCTGCGCCGCTCGCTGGAACAACTCGCCGATGCGCCGCTGGCGCAGCAGGAACCGGCGCTGGTGGCACGAATTATTCGCCGCAGCAATGAATTACAGCAAAGCGTGACCGGGATGCTGGAGCGCGGACAGCGCCGTCACCTGGAACGCAACGAGCTGCTGAGTTCGCTTTATCAGAGCCAAAGCTTTTTGCGCCATTTGCAGGACATTAACCGTCGCTTTGGCGGCGATGTGCCCGATGCACAGCTGCTTGGCGAGATGGACCGGCTGCTGATGGCTGCCATTGAAACCCCGTCGCCGCGCGCCACTATCCAGCAGCTGAATGCTGTGATGGCCTCTCTGCCGCAGTCGGCTACGCTGCCGGTTATTGATTTTGTGCTGCCGGATTTTAACGCCGAGCTGCGCAAGCTCGCACCGCTATCAAAGCAGCTTGAAGAGAGCGATCTGGCGATCAGCTGGTACATGTTTCACATCAAAGCGCTGGTGGCGATTTTAAACAGCGATATCAATCAGTACGTGGCGCAGGTGGCGCAGGCGTCGGAATTACGTACCGCACAGAGCCATAAAGAACTGCGCTCGATCAGCGTGTTCATCAGCGTTTTTGCGCTGCTGGCGCTGATCATCACCGGTTTTGCATGCTGGTATATCTATCGCAATTTAGGCTCTAACCTGACGGCGATTTCACGCGCGATGTCACGGCTGGCGCACGGCGAGCCGGATGTGTCGGTGCCTGCGCTACAGCGGCGTGATGAGCTGGGCGAACTGGCGCGCGCGTTCAACGTGTTTGCCCGCAACACCGCCTCGCTTGAGCACACCACACGGCTGCTGAAACAAAAAACCACGCAGATGGAAATCGACAGGCTGGAGCGTCAGGGGCTGGAAGAGGCGCTGCTGCACAGCCAAAAAATGAAAGCCGTCGGCCAGCTCACGGGCGGGCTGGCGCATGATTTTAACAATCTGCTGGCAGTGATTATCGGTAGCCTTGAGCTGGCAAATCCCGAGTCTCCGGACGCGCCGCGCATCACCCGTGCGCTCAAAGCCGCCGAGCGCGGGGCGTTGCTCACGCAGCGCCTGCTGGCGTTTTCGCGCAAACAGTCCCTGCATCCGCATGCGGTCGAGATGAAACCGCTGCTGGAAAATCTCGGCGAATTGATGTGCCACTCTTTGCCTGCCACCATCACGCTGGATATTGAGGCGCAGCACCCCGCATGGCCCGCGTGGATTGACGTCAGCCAGCTGGAAAACGCCATTATCAATCTGGTGATGAACGCCCGCGATGCGATGGAAGGCGAGGGCGGCATTATTCGGATCCGCACATGGAATCAGCGTGTTACCCGCAGCGATGGACGCCGACAGGATATGGTGGCGCTGGAGGTCATCGATCACGGCAGCGGCATGTCGCAGGAGGTGAAATCGCGGGTATTTGAACCGTTCTTCACCACCAAACAGACCGGCAGCGGCAGCGGACTGGGCCTGTCGATGGTCTACGGGTTCGTGCGCCAGTCCGGCGGGCGCGTGGAAATCGAAAGCGCGCCGGGGCAGGGCACGACCGTGCGGCTCCAGCTTCCGCGCTCTTTACAGCAGGTGATGATTGAGGACGAAACGCTGGCGGCCAACGAGGCACCGCAAAGCGATCGGCTGGTGCTGGTACTGGAGGATGAAGCAGACGTGCGCCAGACGCTGTGCGAGCAGCTGCATCAGCTTGGCTATTTAACGCTGGAAGCTGAAAACGGCGAACAGGCGCTGAGAATGCTGGGATCTTCGCCCGATATCGAAATGTTTATCAGCGACTTAATGCTGCCGGGCGGCATGAGCGGTGCTGAGGTGATTCATCACGTGCGCACGCATTTCCCGCTTCTTCCGGTACTTATGGTGAGCGGCCAGGATTTGCGTCCAACGCATAATCCGCAGTTGCCGGACGTTGAGCTATTGCGCAAACCCTTCACGCGCGCGCAGCTGGCGCAGGCGCTGCACAAAGCGATGAAAATTTGAGATTCCTCCGCTACTCCCGATTTTCACCGTTGATTAACGTAAAGCCAGCCCACCTGCGAGACTGGCATTATGAAAAATTACGCTTCCGCCCTGTTATTTGGTCTGCTGTCTTTAACCAGCCAACTGGCTCATGCCGACCTTGTTGATGACGCAATCGGCAACATTCAGCAGGCGATCAACGACGCCTACAATCCCAGCAGCGCTAGCCGCCGGGATGAGGATGACGATCGCTACGAAGACCGTCGTCGTAACGACAGCCGTCAGTATGACGACCGACGTCGCCAGCTTGAAGACCGCCGCCGTCAGTTAGATGACAGACAGCGCCAGCTGGATCAGGACAGGCGTCAGCTTGAAGACGATGAACGGCGGCTGGAAGACAATTACGATGGTTAGTCGGCGGCAGTAATGAGGGCGTCGGACGTGTCGCCCCCATGCTCAGACCGCGAATGCTCAGGCTTTATGCTTTGACGTCGGGTTGGGCATTCTCTGACGGGATTTTCACAATGGCTGGACGTACATATTTTTTATCCCCGCGCCCTGGAAGATAAGGCACGCACCAGCCCATGATCAGACCGGCCAACAGCCCGGGTCCCGTTGCCATCCAGAAGATCGCTGAATCGAGCGAGCCTGAATAAAGCAGCCCGTAAAGCGTAGCAATCGCCGCACCCATCGCACCGCAGGCGAGTGTTCTATGCCAGGCGTGCTGATAAATATGCTGCGGAAGACAGGCCGCGGCGACCCCGGTCAACAGGGCAGAAACGCCCCCCAAAAACCACGTCACCGCCATAAAATACGGGAAATTCAGGACGATTTGCAGCAAGAGGTTTTCCGCCGTGCGGTGGTTGGTGAGCAGTTCTCCAGCGAAAGTAACGGGTACGCCGAGATGCGGTCCCAGTAAAGCAAACCAGCAGGCGTGATGGAAAATACGGCGTGTTTTGGTCATAAGCATCCCCTTCATATGGTCAATTTGGCGGGGAGCATAAAGGGCGTAAGTGAAGTCACGGTGAAGTGGTGTTAATCCAGCATCAAAACCATCCCGTCGTATCCGGCTTCAAACCCGTCTGGCAGCGGGTTATCCATCAGCCATACGTCAAACTGGTGGCTGATGTGGGTCAAAATCACCTGCGGGCACCCAATCACCTTATTGAGTGCGATAACCGTGTTGAGATCGCTATGATTACGCGGCGTTTCTTCGCGCGGCGCATGGCTGCAATCGATCACGATGACCTGCGGTTGGTTGTTGAGCAGGAATTTCACCGTCTTTTCCGGTAGCCCGGCGGTGTCAGACAGCCACGCCACACGGCTGTGCGCGCTTTCCAGCAGATAGCCAAACGTCAGCTTAGAGTGGTTCAGCGGCAGCGGCGTCACTCGCAAACCCTGGAGTTCGAACATCACAAAGGGTTCAACCGTCCGGCTAAAATCCAGAATGCCGGGATGTTTGAACAGATCGTCGCAGCCCGCGTCGTCCGGGGGGCCGTAAACGGGAATGGTCGCGCCCACGCCCCAGCGCAGCGGGAACAACCCCTGGACATGATCCATATGGTAATGCGTCAGCAAAAACTGTTGAAAACTGCCCGCCGGCCAGTCATCCATCAGATGCGGAATGCCCGCGTCCAGCAGCGTCACTGCGTCGTTGAATTTGACCGCCGCGCTGCACGGGCGACGGCGATGCGCCTCCTGTAACCTCGCCCGACGGCACGCCGCGCAGTCGCAGCCAAAGACCGGCACCAGCTGCGCGCCACCCGTTCCCGTCAGCGTAATGGTCAAACACATAGCGCCTCCTTACAGAGGTTTGGTGAATCTATAGTGGCTCTGGGCATATCCTTCGCGAATATAAAAACGGTGGGCATCGACGCGCTTCACGCTTGTGGAAAGCTCCGTCATCTCCGCGCCCACTTTTCGCGCTTCATCCTCGGCCCAGGCCAACAGCTGGCTACCGACCTTCAGACCGCGCGCCTGCGGCAGAACCACCAGCTCCTGAATTTCACCGATCCAGTTAACGTGATGGAGGTGAAATTGCAGATGCAGACCAATCATGCCGACGGTCTGCCCGTCCAGATCCGCCAGCTGATAATGCATGTGGCGATCCTGAAGATTGGCGAGAAAACCCGCCAGAAACGCGTCACGATCAAATTCCGCCTGTTTGAGTTCACATATCAGGCCGTAAACGGCCTGAGCATCTTCAGGTGTGGCGGGGCGGAGTTCACAGGCAGGCATGGCATTTTTCCTTCTGACGAATAAGCGCGATCAAGTTATCGACAGACTGTAGCAAACTTCCGTCGTTATTGAGGAGATGGCATTCGGATGGCGTATAGCGCGCGGCGCGCGCCAGCCGTTCGTCAATCTCACGCGCGGTTTCCCGTCCTCTGTTTTGCAAGCGATGACGCAGCACGTCAGGCGAGACCTGCAAACAAACCGGCAACAACGCGTCGCCGTATCGGGCGTGCGCCTGTGGCAAATGGGCGCGAGAACCGTTCACCAGCACGTTAAATCCCGCGTGCAGCCACAGGTCGATCTCTACGCCGACGCCGTAATAAAAGCCGTTCGCATGCCAGCTCAGTGCCAGTAAATTTTGCCCGGCGCGGGTAAAAAATTCCTGCTCGCTCAGGGCGATATGGTTCTCGCTGCCTGCATTTGCTGCCCGCGTTATGTAACGATGCGCCACTAACAGCCGCGTATGTTCCTGCTGGCGTAGCGCCGTCAGCAGGCTGTCTTTACCGGAGCCGGACGGCCCCATTAGCCAGATCAGTTTTCCCATCAGAACACCCGTTTTCCCTGACGCCAGACGTGGTCAATATGAACATGCTCGCCTTTACGATGCGCCAGTACCAGGTCGGCCCGTTTGCCTTCGCCGATGACGCCGCGATCGCGGAGGTTCAGCGCATCCGCCGGGTTTTTGGTCACCAGACGAATCGCCTGCGGCAGGGTAAAGCTGTTACCTGCGTCGTCGGCGACGCGGAAAGCGGCATCCAGCAGGCTGCCGGGATAGTAGTCGGACGAGAGAATATCCAGCAGCCCGAGCGAGGCGAGTTGGCTGGCGGCAACGTTGCCGGAATGCGATCCGCCGCGCACGATATTCGGCGCGCCCATCAGGACGTTCATTCCGTGCTTGCGTGAGGCTTCTGCCGCTTCGAACGTGGTGGGAAATTCGGCGATCACGCTACCAAGCTGATGGGATTCGAGCACATGATCGTGCGTGGCGTCGTCGTGGCTCGCGAGGGCAATGTTGCGCTCGCGGCATATCCCGGCAATCGACAGACGATTCGGCTGCGACCACTGCGCGGCCAGCGCCAGCTGTTCCTCTTCATAACGCGCCATTTCGTCATCGCTGAGCGAATATTTGCCCTGATAATATTCACGATACTTTTCAATATTGGCGAACTGGCGCTGGCCCGGCGAGTGATCCATCAGCGACACTAGCGATACCGGCTCGCGACCCACCAGCTTTTCGAACAGCGGAAGCGTGGTGAAATGCGGAAGTTCGCAGCGCAGATGCAGGCGGTGCTCGGCGCGATTCAGACCGCGTTTCTGGGTGTCTTCCACCGCGTTAATCATCTTCTCGAGGTTTTCGAGACGATCACCGCCGTCGCGCACATCGCCAATCGCCACCGCGTCCAGCACGGTGGTGATCCCGCTGGCGACCATGAGCGCGTCATGGCTGCTCATCGCCGAGTGGGCCGGCCAGTCTACTTTCGGGCGAGGGGTAAAGAATTTGTCGAGGTTATCAGTGTGCAGTTCGATAAGCCCTGGCAACAGCCAGCCGCCTTCACCGTCCATTGCCTCCGGTGAGCGGCTTTGCGTCTCGGCAAAGGCACGGATTTCGCCGCCCTGCACGTCAATCGATCCCTCGACGACGTCGTTTTCCAGCACCAGCTTGACGTTATTGATAATCATGGCGCGACTCCCATCGTATGCAGACGATCCGCCACGCGATCGCGCACCGCAGCGTCGTGGAAGATCCCGACGATTGCAGCACCCCGCGTTTTGGCATGTTCAATCAGTTCGACGACGGCGGCGCTGTTTTTGGCGTCCAGCGAGGCGGTCGGCTCATCGAGCAGTAAAATCGGGTAATCGACGATAAACCCGCGCGCGATATTCACGCGCTGCTGCTCCCCGCCGGAAAAGGTCGATGGCGCAAGATGCCACAGGCGTTCCGGTACGTTCAGGCGCGTGAGCAAATTCGCGGCTTTTGTGGCGCACGCTTCGCGCGGCACGCCCAGATCGAGCAGCGGCTGCATCACCACGTCAAGGGCGGAGATCCGCGGGATCACCCGCAGGAACTGACTCACCCAGCCGATCGTCGCCCGACGCACTTCCAGCACTTTGCGCGCCGGGGCCTGCACCAGATCCACCCATTCATCACCATGACGAATATGAATATGGCCTTCGTCGGGCAAATAGTTGGCGTACAGCGAGCGTAAAAGCGTCGATTTTCCGCTGCCGGAATGACCGTGCAGCACCACGCATTCGCCGCCGTTTACCTCGAGCGAGGCGTTTTGCAGGACCGGCAGGCGCACGCCGTTTTGCTGGTGGAGCACAAACGTTTTACTGACATTTTCTACGCGGATCATGTTGACCTCTTAATTCTGTAAAACGGACGACACCAGCAGCTGCGTGTAGGGGTGATGCGGATCGTCGAGCACGCGGTCGGTTAAACCACTTTCCACCACCTGGCCCTGCTTCATCACCAGCAAACGATCCGCCAGCAGACGCGCCACGCCTAAATCGTGGGTGACAATCACCACCGCCAGATCCAGTTCCACCACCAGACCGCGCAGCAAATCCAGCAGCCGCGCCTGGACCGAAACGTCCAGCCCACCGGTCGGCTCATCCATAAACACCAGTTTGGGATGGGTCACCAGATTGCGGGCAATTTGCAGGCGCTGCTGCATGCCGCCGGAAAACGTGGTCGGCAGGTCGTCGATGCGCGACGCGGGGATTTCTACCTCTTCCAGCCACTGCTGGGCGGTGGCGCGGATCGTGCCGTAATGGCGCGCGCCGGTAGCCATCAGCCGTTCACCGATGTTTCCCCCCGCCGACACCTGGCGGCGCAGACCGTCCATCGGATGCTGATGTACCACGCCCCATTCGGTGCGTAGCAGGCGGCGGCGCTCGGCCTCACTCATGCCGTACAGCGACCGATCCTGATAGCGGATTTCGCCGTTTTGCGGCGTTAAGCGCGCGGAAATGGATTTCAGCAGCGTGGTTTTGCCGGAGCCGGACTCACCGACAATGCCCAGCACTTCGCCCGGCCACAGATCAAACGACACATCGCTAAAGCCTTTTCCTGGCGCGTATAAATGGGTCAGGTTATTCACCGAAAGCAGCGGTTTCATTGGCCGTTCGCCTCGCTCTGTTGGCGACAGAAATCGGTGTCGGAGCAGACAAACATCCGTTTGCCCGTATCGTCCAGCACCACTTCGTCGAGATAGCTGTGTCTTGAGCCGCAGATGGCGCACGGCTCGTCCCACTCCTGCACCGTGAACGGATGATCGTCAAAGTCGAGACTCTCCACGCGGGTATACGGTGGCACGGCGTAGATGCGCTTTTCGCGTCCGGCACCAAACAGCTGGAGCGCGGGCATCATGTCCATTTTTGGGTTATCGAATTTTGGGATGGGCGACGGGTCCATGACGTAGCGTCCGTTCACTTTCACCGGATAGGCGTAGGTGGTGGCGATATGGCCGAAGCGGGCGATATCTTCGTACAGTTTCACCTGCATCACGCCGTACTCTTCCAGAGCGTGCATGGTGCGGGTTTCCGTTTCGCGTGGCTCGATAAAACGCAGCGGTTCCGGAATCGGCACCTGGAAAATCAAAATCTGGTCTTCGGTGAGCGGCGTTTCGGGGATGCGGTGGCGGGTCTGGATGAGCGTGGCGTCTTCGGAGCGTTCGGTGGTGTGCACGCCCGTCACGCGTGTGAAGAAGCTGCGGATCGACACGGCATTGGTGGTGTCGTCTGCGCCCTGGTCGATCACCTTCAGCACGTCCTCCTCGCCAATCACGCTGGCGGTAAGCTGAATTCCGCCGGTTCCCCAGCCGTATGGCATCGGCATTTCACGGCCACCAAACGGCACCTGATAGCCGGGAATCGACACCGCTTTTAAGATGGCGCGGCGGATCATGCGCTTGGTTTGCTCATCCAGATAAGCAAAGTTATATCCGCTGAGGTTAGCCATTTTTGCGCTCCCGTTGCAGACGTTTCAGCAGTTCCAGCTCGGCCTGGAAATCGACGTAGTGAGGCAGTTTGAGGTGCGAGACAAAACCCGCCGCCTCGACGTTATCCGCGTGCGCCAGCACAAACTCTTCGTCCTGCGCCGGGCCCGCAATGTTCTCATCGTAATCAGGGGCCTGTAGCGCGCGGTCTACCAGCGCCATCGCCATCGCTTTGCGTTCGCCCATGCCAAACACCAGCCCGTAGCCGCGCGTAAAATGCGGTTCTTCCTGCGCGGGCGCGACGAATCCGTTGACCATTTCGCACTCGGTGAGCAGCAGTTCGCCGACGTTCACGGCAAAACCCAGCTCTTCCGGCACGATTTCGATCTCCACATGGCCGCTGCGAATTTCCGCCGC
Coding sequences within it:
- a CDS encoding phosphonate metabolism protein PhnM, which encodes MIINNVKLVLENDVVEGSIDVQGGEIRAFAETQSRSPEAMDGEGGWLLPGLIELHTDNLDKFFTPRPKVDWPAHSAMSSHDALMVASGITTVLDAVAIGDVRDGGDRLENLEKMINAVEDTQKRGLNRAEHRLHLRCELPHFTTLPLFEKLVGREPVSLVSLMDHSPGQRQFANIEKYREYYQGKYSLSDDEMARYEEEQLALAAQWSQPNRLSIAGICRERNIALASHDDATHDHVLESHQLGSVIAEFPTTFEAAEASRKHGMNVLMGAPNIVRGGSHSGNVAASQLASLGLLDILSSDYYPGSLLDAAFRVADDAGNSFTLPQAIRLVTKNPADALNLRDRGVIGEGKRADLVLAHRKGEHVHIDHVWRQGKRVF
- the phnN gene encoding ribose 1,5-bisphosphokinase, coding for MGKLIWLMGPSGSGKDSLLTALRQQEHTRLLVAHRYITRAANAGSENHIALSEQEFFTRAGQNLLALSWHANGFYYGVGVEIDLWLHAGFNVLVNGSRAHLPQAHARYGDALLPVCLQVSPDVLRHRLQNRGRETAREIDERLARAARYTPSECHLLNNDGSLLQSVDNLIALIRQKEKCHACL
- the rbsA2 gene encoding ribose import ATP-binding protein RbsA 2, with translation MSRTPVLEMRNIAKTFGNFHALKGVDLTVWPGEIHALMGENGAGKSTLMKILAGAYIATSGEVLIDGQPYTIKGPKDALAAGITLIYQEMQLAPNLTVAENIFLGSELSRGGLVQRKEMAAQAQTVIDRLGAHFKSTDLVMKLTIAEQQQVEIARALHRKSRVLVMDEPTAALSSRETHRLFELILRLRDEGMAIIYISHRMAEVYELSDRVSVLRDGQYVGSLTRDKLNASELVRMMVGRPLSDLFNKERDIPLGGPRLNVHHLTDGKKVQPCSLQVRSGEIVGLAGLVGAGRSELAHLIFGVRKATGGMIEVDGEPVVIHSPRAAIDQGIGYLTENRKEQGLFLELAAQENITMATLERDASFGMLNRKKAQSISDDAIALLNIRVPHSQVRAGGLSGGNQQKLLISRWVAIGPRILILDEPTRGVDVGAKSEIYRIMNQMARKGVAILMISSELPEVVGMSDRVYVMREGSIAGELHGDSITQENIMTLATGVNDSHHQAVQP
- a CDS encoding aminoalkylphosphonic acid N-acetyltransferase, whose translation is MPACELRPATPEDAQAVYGLICELKQAEFDRDAFLAGFLANLQDRHMHYQLADLDGQTVGMIGLHLQFHLHHVNWIGEIQELVVLPQARGLKVGSQLLAWAEDEARKVGAEMTELSTSVKRVDAHRFYIREGYAQSHYRFTKPL
- the lolD_1 gene encoding phosphonate C-P lyase system protein PhnL is translated as MIRVENVSKTFVLHQQNGVRLPVLQNASLEVNGGECVVLHGHSGSGKSTLLRSLYANYLPDEGHIHIRHGDEWVDLVQAPARKVLEVRRATIGWVSQFLRVIPRISALDVVMQPLLDLGVPREACATKAANLLTRLNVPERLWHLAPSTFSGGEQQRVNIARGFIVDYPILLLDEPTASLDAKNSAAVVELIEHAKTRGAAIVGIFHDAAVRDRVADRLHTMGVAP
- a CDS encoding integral membrane sensor hybrid histidine kinase; this translates as MPSRRPPFFASARGRLLIFNLLVVAVTLMVSGVAVLGFRHASQIQEQVQQQTLNDMTGSMNLARDTANVATAAVRLSQVVGALEYKSEADRLKQTQMALRRSLEQLADAPLAQQEPALVARIIRRSNELQQSVTGMLERGQRRHLERNELLSSLYQSQSFLRHLQDINRRFGGDVPDAQLLGEMDRLLMAAIETPSPRATIQQLNAVMASLPQSATLPVIDFVLPDFNAELRKLAPLSKQLEESDLAISWYMFHIKALVAILNSDINQYVAQVAQASELRTAQSHKELRSISVFISVFALLALIITGFACWYIYRNLGSNLTAISRAMSRLAHGEPDVSVPALQRRDELGELARAFNVFARNTASLEHTTRLLKQKTTQMEIDRLERQGLEEALLHSQKMKAVGQLTGGLAHDFNNLLAVIIGSLELANPESPDAPRITRALKAAERGALLTQRLLAFSRKQSLHPHAVEMKPLLENLGELMCHSLPATITLDIEAQHPAWPAWIDVSQLENAIINLVMNARDAMEGEGGIIRIRTWNQRVTRSDGRRQDMVALEVIDHGSGMSQEVKSRVFEPFFTTKQTGSGSGLGLSMVYGFVRQSGGRVEIESAPGQGTTVRLQLPRSLQQVMIEDETLAANEAPQSDRLVLVLEDEADVRQTLCEQLHQLGYLTLEAENGEQALRMLGSSPDIEMFISDLMLPGGMSGAEVIHHVRTHFPLLPVLMVSGQDLRPTHNPQLPDVELLRKPFTRAQLAQALHKAMKI
- the phnP gene encoding carbon-phosphorus lyase complex accessory protein, whose product is MCLTITLTGTGGAQLVPVFGCDCAACRRARLQEAHRRRPCSAAVKFNDAVTLLDAGIPHLMDDWPAGSFQQFLLTHYHMDHVQGLFPLRWGVGATIPVYGPPDDAGCDDLFKHPGILDFSRTVEPFVMFELQGLRVTPLPLNHSKLTFGYLLESAHSRVAWLSDTAGLPEKTVKFLLNNQPQVIVIDCSHAPREETPRNHSDLNTVIALNKVIGCPQVILTHISHQFDVWLMDNPLPDGFEAGYDGMVLMLD
- the rbsC_1 gene encoding inner-membrane translocator, yielding MTQTPTPQQVAKSASAKKMLMSDLMQTVGILPILILIVAVFGFIAPNFFTESNLLNITRQASINIVLAAGMTFIILTGGIDLSVGSILGTTAVAAMVVSLIPEFAMLSIPAALMLGMVLGLFNGALVAFAGLPPFIVTLGTYTALRGAAYLLADGTTVINSNISFEWIGNNYLGPVPWLVVIALAVIAVCWFILRRTTLGVHIYAVGGNMQAARLTGIKVWLVLLFVYGMSGLLSGLGGVMSASRLYSANGNLGMGYELDAIAAVILGGTSFVGGIGTITGTLVGALIIATLNNGMTLMGVSYFWQLVIKGAVIIIAVLIDKYRTRHHQSA
- the gsiA_1 gene encoding Phosphonates transport ATP-binding protein PhnK encodes the protein MKPLLSVNNLTHLYAPGKGFSDVSFDLWPGEVLGIVGESGSGKTTLLKSISARLTPQNGEIRYQDRSLYGMSEAERRRLLRTEWGVVHQHPMDGLRRQVSAGGNIGERLMATGARHYGTIRATAQQWLEEVEIPASRIDDLPTTFSGGMQQRLQIARNLVTHPKLVFMDEPTGGLDVSVQARLLDLLRGLVVELDLAVVIVTHDLGVARLLADRLLVMKQGQVVESGLTDRVLDDPHHPYTQLLVSSVLQN
- the cbrB gene encoding inner membrane protein, with product MTKTRRIFHHACWFALLGPHLGVPVTFAGELLTNHRTAENLLLQIVLNFPYFMAVTWFLGGVSALLTGVAAACLPQHIYQHAWHRTLACGAMGAAIATLYGLLYSGSLDSAIFWMATGPGLLAGLIMGWCVPYLPGRGDKKYVRPAIVKIPSENAQPDVKA